A portion of the Moraxella ovis genome contains these proteins:
- a CDS encoding ATP-binding protein — translation MSHRLSHFFAHLRHRLYSNTWQTILVVIFIVFASVWLSVWLFWRSLYLPELKNHASYLASEIRLMDSASTTWQDDPKMMAWLIDNSHVEIIDDSKRFPDVTDKFFVSDLTDILASEIGRELGREVKVFFKFKPEPKLWVQDSKYPNRWLREPVTYYSQYSTGVLAGFAFGLPFITLLTIWMLVRGLNRPLKKLERAATDYIQQGHATTLATNKGPREIRQVNTAFNRLFTTLNQAQKERTIMLAGISHDLRTPLTRMRLTAEMLPDEFFREGIVYDIEDMDAILEQFISFMKDGSDEPVRLTNLDTIFKEIMVQFTDTRFIYESDVSHDVPVRPLSIKRLIINLVNNAIRYGREPIHIGASILPPATDEDAGLELTDPHAKFPKLIIHVKDEGEGVADDQLERIMQPFERGETARTTQGSGLGLAIVNRITRLHQGEVEAMNHPEGGLYVCIKIPLITQVVINDDTEE, via the coding sequence ATGAGTCATCGCCTAAGCCATTTTTTTGCCCATTTGCGCCATCGCCTATATTCTAACACTTGGCAGACGATCTTGGTGGTGATTTTTATCGTATTTGCCAGTGTTTGGCTGTCGGTATGGCTGTTTTGGCGCAGTCTGTATCTACCTGAATTAAAGAACCACGCAAGTTATCTGGCCAGTGAAATTAGGCTCATGGACAGTGCCAGCACCACTTGGCAAGATGATCCTAAGATGATGGCGTGGCTGATTGATAACAGTCATGTTGAGATCATCGATGATTCCAAGCGGTTTCCTGATGTGACCGATAAATTCTTCGTAAGCGACTTAACTGACATATTGGCAAGCGAGATCGGGCGTGAGCTTGGGCGTGAAGTTAAGGTGTTTTTTAAATTCAAGCCAGAACCCAAATTATGGGTACAAGACAGCAAATACCCCAACAGATGGCTGCGCGAGCCTGTGACTTACTATTCTCAGTACAGCACGGGCGTGTTGGCAGGTTTTGCCTTTGGATTGCCGTTCATCACTTTATTAACCATCTGGATGCTGGTGCGCGGATTAAATCGCCCACTTAAAAAACTAGAACGCGCCGCCACAGACTACATTCAACAAGGACACGCCACCACGCTCGCCACCAACAAGGGTCCGCGAGAGATTCGCCAAGTTAATACCGCTTTTAACCGCTTATTCACCACCCTAAACCAAGCCCAAAAGGAACGAACCATCATGCTAGCAGGCATCAGTCATGACCTGCGCACGCCCTTGACCAGAATGCGTCTGACGGCGGAGATGCTGCCCGATGAGTTTTTCCGCGAAGGCATAGTTTATGATATTGAGGACATGGATGCCATCTTGGAGCAGTTCATTTCATTCATGAAGGATGGCTCAGACGAACCTGTACGCTTGACAAATCTAGACACGATTTTTAAGGAAATTATGGTGCAGTTTACCGATACGCGCTTTATCTATGAAAGTGATGTCAGCCACGATGTGCCTGTTCGCCCGCTGTCAATCAAGCGCCTCATCATCAATCTGGTGAATAACGCCATTCGTTATGGTCGTGAGCCTATTCATATTGGTGCATCGATCCTACCGCCTGCCACTGATGAGGATGCTGGTCTGGAGCTCACTGATCCGCATGCCAAATTCCCCAAGCTCATCATTCATGTCAAAGACGAGGGCGAAGGTGTGGCCGATGATCAGCTAGAGCGCATCATGCAGCCATTTGAGCGCGGAGAGACAGCACGCACCACTCAAGGCAGCGGGTTAGGTCTTGCCATCGTCAATCGAATCACACGCTTACACCAAGGCGAGGTCGAAGCGATGAATCATCCTGAGGGAGGACTATATGTCTGCATCAAAATCCCACTCATCACTCAAGTCGTTATCAATGACGATACCGAAGAATAG
- the rimM gene encoding ribosome maturation factor RimM (Essential for efficient processing of 16S rRNA), whose amino-acid sequence MITTKPNLRRDVQTPNADELIKIATLKKPYGIKGWLWVFSETDNRADVFAMKPWWMKTATGFKPLTVTNWREQGAGLVASFAEVLDRNVAETMNGTTVWVHRDNLPSLDEDEYYWSDLIGLTVINEEGENLGIIKEMFETGAHEIISVKATKDSIDAEDRLIPWHKEIVLAVDLEKQTMLVAWGADY is encoded by the coding sequence ATGATCACCACGAAGCCAAATTTACGCCGCGATGTACAAACACCCAATGCTGATGAATTAATCAAAATCGCCACCCTGAAGAAGCCTTATGGCATCAAAGGCTGGCTTTGGGTATTCAGCGAGACGGACAATCGCGCTGATGTTTTTGCCATGAAGCCTTGGTGGATGAAGACAGCGACTGGATTTAAGCCGCTGACGGTGACGAATTGGCGAGAGCAGGGCGCAGGCTTGGTGGCGAGTTTTGCTGAGGTTCTTGACCGCAATGTCGCTGAGACCATGAATGGCACAACGGTTTGGGTGCACCGAGATAATCTTCCTAGTCTTGATGAAGATGAGTATTATTGGTCTGATTTGATCGGTCTTACTGTGATTAACGAAGAAGGCGAGAATCTTGGCATCATTAAAGAGATGTTCGAGACAGGCGCGCACGAGATCATCTCTGTCAAGGCGACTAAAGACAGCATTGATGCTGAGGATCGACTGATTCCATGGCACAAAGAGATTGTGCTTGCTGTGGACCTAGAAAAACAAACCATGCTCGTGGCATGGGGTGCAGACTACTAG
- the rpsP gene encoding 30S ribosomal protein S16, with product MVVIRLARGGAKKRPFYQVVVADKRAARDGRHIEKIGFFNPLARGQEETFRIDLDTYNAWIAKGAQPSDRVAQLVKAKQAA from the coding sequence ATGGTTGTTATTCGTCTAGCCCGTGGCGGCGCAAAAAAACGTCCTTTCTATCAAGTAGTTGTTGCTGACAAGCGTGCTGCACGCGACGGTCGCCACATCGAAAAAATCGGTTTCTTTAACCCACTAGCGCGTGGCCAAGAAGAGACTTTCCGCATTGACCTAGATACTTACAATGCATGGATCGCTAAAGGTGCACAGCCTTCTGATCGTGTAGCTCAGCTAGTAAAAGCTAAGCAAGCTGCTTAA
- the trmD gene encoding tRNA (guanosine(37)-N1)-methyltransferase TrmD — translation MFFAVVSIMPEMFGAMRDFGITGRAVMRQQAVIHVINPRDFTMDNYKRIDERTFGGGPGMVMMAEPLERAILHAKEQAENHFKDKGIDDPICPVVYMSPQGKTLDEPSVVEFANYDGMILLCGRYEGIDERLLECYVDAEVSIGDYVLTGGELPAMVLMDSVIRRIPAVMGDDKSAVEDSFVDGLLDCPHYTKPIEFQGKAVPDVLLSGHHANIAKWRFIQQVKRTKARRPDLWEKFTPTKEQAKWLKSLDDE, via the coding sequence ATGTTTTTTGCGGTTGTTAGTATCATGCCAGAGATGTTCGGCGCGATGCGTGATTTTGGCATCACAGGGCGTGCAGTGATGCGTCAGCAAGCTGTCATTCATGTGATTAATCCGCGGGATTTTACCATGGATAATTATAAGCGCATCGATGAGCGCACCTTTGGCGGTGGACCGGGTATGGTCATGATGGCAGAGCCATTGGAGCGTGCGATTTTACATGCCAAAGAGCAGGCCGAGAACCATTTCAAGGATAAAGGCATCGATGATCCAATTTGTCCTGTTGTCTATATGTCGCCGCAAGGTAAGACTTTGGATGAGCCAAGTGTGGTGGAGTTTGCTAATTATGATGGCATGATTCTACTGTGTGGTCGTTATGAAGGCATTGATGAGCGTCTGCTGGAATGCTATGTCGATGCTGAGGTGTCGATTGGTGATTATGTATTAACAGGCGGGGAGCTGCCTGCGATGGTGCTGATGGATAGCGTCATTCGGCGCATTCCTGCCGTGATGGGTGACGATAAGTCAGCGGTCGAAGACAGCTTTGTGGATGGACTGCTTGACTGTCCGCATTATACCAAGCCGATCGAATTTCAAGGTAAGGCAGTGCCAGATGTGCTACTGTCAGGTCATCATGCCAATATCGCAAAATGGCGATTCATCCAACAAGTAAAACGTACCAAGGCGCGTCGCCCCGATCTGTGGGAGAAATTCACCCCGACCAAAGAACAGGCTAAATGGCTAAAATCATTGGATGATGAGTGA
- the uvrC gene encoding excinuclease ABC subunit UvrC, with amino-acid sequence MNDTPNSPNLDQGQSIEKDRKSHIDHLLKSLPNLPGVYKMLGKSGEILYVGKAKSLKNRVTSYFAKTVEHPKTRALVQRIYDIEIIIVRGETEALLLEQNLIKVHKPPYNIILRDDKSYLYVFMSTDQFPRLGFGRGKGNHVEGRFFGPYPSATGAKEALLLMQKLFMIRNCTNSYFNARKRPCLEYQIKRCKAPCVGMVSREEYLDDVNSALLFLSGENAQVQEMLVSKMEKAAEELNFEQAAFYRDRITMVSEMQARQAVFRLEGEADVFAVDHKAGVTSIHVLTVRGGKVLGGKNYFPDEIVLAEQNNAERLAEFILSFYFQVSDDLPAEIIVSEHLPDADTIAELLSEQFGKKTQIKHRVQKHRSEWLSLAVLNADNALKAKMTDYYELKARFNALKLVLEAVSPRAIDRIECFDISHTMGEAAVGSCVVFDSGGSRKRDYRQYAIHDITGGDDYAAMRQVLMRRYAKHELPDLLLIDGGKGQLNIAKEVLSELGKLDDTLLVSVAKGEGRKAGLEVLHFIDHKPIDLPMDSKALHLIMHIRDEAHRFAITNHRKKRDKARGSSVLEVIPGLGEKRRRELLNHFGGIQQLISASELEIASVKGIGRVLASTIYKALHD; translated from the coding sequence ATGAATGATACGCCAAATTCTCCCAATCTTGACCAAGGTCAATCCATTGAAAAAGACAGAAAATCTCACATCGACCACTTATTAAAATCCCTGCCGAACCTACCTGGGGTGTATAAGATGCTTGGTAAGTCAGGCGAGATTTTGTACGTTGGTAAAGCCAAATCCCTAAAAAACCGCGTCACCAGCTACTTCGCTAAGACCGTTGAGCACCCCAAGACGCGAGCGCTCGTGCAGCGCATCTATGACATCGAGATCATCATCGTGCGCGGTGAGACTGAGGCACTGCTGCTTGAGCAAAATCTCATCAAGGTGCACAAACCACCGTATAACATCATTCTGCGTGATGATAAGTCCTATCTGTATGTGTTCATGTCAACTGATCAATTTCCAAGGTTGGGATTCGGACGAGGCAAGGGGAATCACGTCGAAGGAAGGTTCTTTGGGCCGTATCCATCTGCAACAGGCGCAAAAGAAGCATTGCTGCTCATGCAGAAGCTTTTTATGATTAGAAACTGCACCAACAGTTATTTTAATGCGCGAAAACGACCTTGTCTTGAATATCAGATCAAGCGATGTAAGGCGCCTTGTGTGGGTATGGTTAGCCGCGAAGAGTATTTGGATGATGTTAATAGCGCGCTATTGTTCCTAAGTGGGGAGAATGCACAAGTCCAAGAAATGCTGGTCAGCAAAATGGAAAAGGCAGCAGAGGAATTAAACTTCGAGCAGGCGGCATTTTATCGTGATCGAATCACCATGGTCAGTGAGATGCAGGCGCGCCAAGCAGTGTTTCGCCTAGAGGGGGAGGCGGATGTCTTTGCCGTCGATCACAAGGCGGGCGTGACGAGCATCCATGTGCTGACCGTTCGCGGCGGCAAAGTGCTGGGCGGTAAGAATTATTTTCCCGATGAGATTGTGCTTGCTGAGCAGAATAATGCTGAGCGTCTGGCGGAGTTTATTTTGTCTTTTTATTTTCAGGTGAGTGATGATTTGCCCGCTGAGATCATTGTTAGCGAGCATCTGCCTGATGCTGATACCATCGCAGAGCTATTAAGTGAGCAATTTGGCAAAAAAACACAAATCAAACACCGCGTCCAAAAGCATCGCAGTGAATGGCTAAGTCTGGCGGTGTTAAATGCTGACAACGCCCTTAAGGCTAAGATGACAGATTATTATGAACTAAAAGCGCGCTTTAATGCCTTAAAGTTAGTGCTTGAGGCGGTATCGCCACGAGCCATTGATCGCATTGAGTGCTTTGATATCAGCCATACGATGGGCGAGGCGGCGGTGGGATCTTGCGTGGTGTTCGACTCTGGCGGCTCTCGCAAGCGTGATTATCGCCAATATGCCATCCACGACATCACAGGCGGCGATGACTATGCGGCCATGCGCCAGGTGCTCATGCGTCGATATGCCAAGCATGAATTGCCTGATTTATTGTTAATCGATGGCGGTAAAGGACAATTAAACATCGCCAAAGAAGTGCTGAGCGAATTAGGTAAGTTAGATGATACGCTGCTGGTCAGCGTGGCAAAAGGCGAAGGACGTAAGGCGGGGCTTGAGGTGCTGCACTTTATCGATCATAAGCCGATTGATCTACCGATGGATTCTAAGGCGCTGCATCTGATCATGCATATTCGAGATGAGGCGCACCGCTTTGCCATTACCAATCACCGTAAAAAACGCGACAAAGCTCGTGGGTCGTCAGTGCTAGAAGTTATCCCAGGCCTGGGCGAGAAAAGACGGCGTGAACTACTCAATCACTTCGGCGGTATCCAGCAGCTCATCAGTGCATCCGAGCTTGAGATCGCCAGTGTTAAAGGTATTGGTAGGGTCTTGGCGAGTACGATTTATAAGGCGCTGCATGATTGA
- a CDS encoding response regulator: MTTNTPTPEKENIPRILIVEDDERLAMLTQDYLRRNGLDVAIETDGTCAIRRIVSEQPDLVVLDVMLPGSDGLTVCREVRPNYQNPILMLTARTEDMDQVLGLEMGADDYVAKPAQPRVLLARIRALLRRSETAPSVDSPQRLEFGDLVIDNGGRSVTLNDELVDFTSAEYDLLWLLASNSGRILSREDIFERLRGIEYDGQDRSIDVRISRIRPKIGDDPENPKRIKTVRSKGYLFVKEGN; the protein is encoded by the coding sequence ATGACAACAAATACACCAACACCTGAAAAAGAAAACATTCCTAGAATCTTGATCGTTGAAGATGATGAAAGATTGGCAATGCTAACCCAAGATTATCTAAGACGTAATGGCTTGGATGTCGCCATTGAGACTGATGGCACGTGTGCGATTCGTCGCATTGTCAGCGAGCAGCCAGATTTGGTGGTGCTAGATGTCATGTTGCCTGGATCTGATGGGTTGACAGTCTGCCGTGAAGTACGACCAAATTACCAAAATCCAATTTTGATGTTAACGGCTCGTACCGAAGACATGGATCAGGTATTAGGCCTTGAGATGGGTGCGGATGACTATGTCGCTAAGCCTGCTCAGCCAAGAGTATTGCTAGCGCGTATTCGTGCATTGCTTCGCCGTTCTGAGACCGCACCTTCTGTAGATTCGCCACAACGTTTAGAGTTTGGTGATCTGGTGATTGATAATGGTGGTCGTTCTGTTACTTTGAATGATGAATTGGTTGACTTTACTAGTGCGGAATATGATTTGCTGTGGCTATTAGCTTCGAATTCAGGTCGAATTTTATCCCGCGAAGACATTTTTGAGCGTCTGCGTGGTATTGAGTACGATGGCCAAGACCGTTCGATCGATGTTCGTATTTCGCGCATCCGTCCAAAGATTGGCGATGACCCAGAGAATCCTAAGCGCATCAAAACCGTTCGTAGCAAGGGTTATTTGTTTGTCAAAGAAGGCAACTAA
- a CDS encoding DUF4442 domain-containing protein codes for MTIQSAKDRLDKLIKKGRKIAYPQLMPHLLKARLATYAPLVGAGIRVEVMDLDNSLCVVSMPLTKLNQNIVGTQFGGSLFMMTDPFFMMMLMARLGKDYVVWDKKSTIDFIKAADSKVTARMKIDTEEINTIISLAKSGEPVFRDYQVDITDEHGKIIAKVDKTLYIRLRSHSKSHAQTARFE; via the coding sequence ATGACCATTCAAAGCGCCAAAGATCGCCTTGACAAACTCATCAAAAAAGGTCGCAAAATCGCCTATCCTCAGCTCATGCCACACCTACTAAAGGCAAGGCTTGCCACCTATGCGCCGCTCGTGGGCGCAGGCATTCGCGTGGAAGTGATGGACCTTGATAACAGTCTGTGCGTCGTTAGCATGCCACTGACCAAGCTCAATCAAAACATCGTCGGCACACAGTTCGGTGGCAGCCTATTCATGATGACCGATCCGTTTTTTATGATGATGCTCATGGCGCGACTTGGTAAAGACTATGTCGTCTGGGATAAAAAATCCACCATCGACTTCATCAAAGCCGCCGATAGCAAAGTCACCGCACGCATGAAGATTGACACCGAAGAGATTAATACCATTATCAGCCTTGCCAAGTCCGGCGAACCTGTATTCCGCGACTATCAAGTAGACATCACCGACGAGCATGGCAAAATCATCGCCAAAGTTGATAAGACCTTATACATCCGCCTACGAAGCCACAGCAAATCTCATGCGCAAACCGCACGCTTTGAATAA
- the rplS gene encoding 50S ribosomal protein L19 codes for MSNKHPLVQHIENSQLKEHPAFAPGDTVVVQVKVREGDRERLQAFEGVVIAKRNRGLNSSFTVRKISSGIGVERAFQLHSPLIDSISVKRRGDVRRAKLYYLRDRFGKSARIKEKLGARKEA; via the coding sequence ATGAGCAACAAACATCCTCTAGTTCAACACATCGAAAATTCACAACTTAAAGAGCACCCAGCTTTTGCACCAGGTGACACTGTTGTGGTACAAGTAAAAGTTCGTGAAGGCGACCGTGAGCGTCTACAGGCATTCGAAGGCGTGGTTATCGCTAAGCGTAACCGTGGCTTGAACTCTTCTTTCACCGTGCGTAAAATCTCAAGCGGTATTGGTGTAGAGCGTGCATTCCAACTACACTCACCACTAATCGACAGCATCAGCGTGAAGCGTCGTGGTGACGTACGTCGTGCGAAGCTTTACTACCTACGTGATCGTTTTGGTAAATCTGCACGTATCAAAGAAAAATTGGGTGCAAGAAAAGAAGCTTAA
- the atpD gene encoding F0F1 ATP synthase subunit beta: protein MSGRIVQIIGAVIDVEFSRGQVPQIFDALSVDGTETTLEVQQQLGDGVVRTIAMGSTEGLKRGLSVSNTGAPISVPVGQATLGRIMDVLGRPIDEAGPVNAVEKWSIHREAPSYDEQSNSTELLETGIKVIDLLCPFAKGGKVGLFGGAGVGKTVNMMELINNIALKHSGLSVFAGVGERTREGNDFYHEMQEAGVVNTDDFTKSKVAMVYGQMNEPPGNRLRVALTGLTMAEYFRDEKDEATGKGRDVLLFVDNIYRYTLAGTEVSALLGRMPSAVGYQPTLAEEMGILQERITSTQSGSITSVQAVYVPADDLTDPSPATTFAHLDATVVLSRDIASQGIYPAVDPLDSTSRQLDPQVIGEEHYTVARGVQEVLQRYKELKDIIAILGMDELSEEDKMVVYRARKIQRFLSQPFHVAEVFTGAPGKYVALRDTVAGFKSIIEGEYDHLPEQAFYMVGGIDEAIAKAEKLQAA, encoded by the coding sequence ATGAGCGGTCGTATTGTGCAGATTATTGGCGCGGTAATTGACGTTGAGTTTAGCCGTGGTCAAGTGCCTCAAATTTTTGATGCGCTAAGTGTTGATGGCACTGAAACAACTTTAGAAGTACAGCAGCAGTTGGGTGATGGCGTGGTACGTACCATTGCCATGGGTTCAACTGAAGGTTTGAAGCGCGGTCTTAGCGTATCAAACACTGGCGCACCAATCTCTGTGCCAGTAGGTCAAGCGACTTTGGGTCGTATCATGGACGTATTGGGTCGCCCAATCGATGAAGCTGGTCCTGTAAACGCTGTAGAAAAATGGTCTATTCACCGTGAAGCACCAAGCTATGATGAGCAATCTAACTCAACTGAACTACTAGAAACTGGTATTAAAGTTATTGACTTGCTATGTCCATTCGCAAAAGGTGGTAAAGTTGGTCTGTTCGGTGGTGCTGGTGTTGGTAAGACCGTTAACATGATGGAGCTTATTAACAACATCGCATTGAAGCACTCAGGTCTATCAGTATTCGCTGGTGTTGGTGAGCGTACTCGTGAGGGTAACGACTTCTATCACGAGATGCAAGAAGCTGGCGTTGTAAATACCGACGACTTCACTAAGTCTAAAGTTGCGATGGTATACGGTCAGATGAATGAGCCACCAGGAAACCGTTTACGTGTTGCCTTGACTGGTTTGACCATGGCTGAATATTTCCGTGACGAAAAAGACGAAGCTACTGGTAAAGGTCGTGACGTTCTATTGTTCGTTGACAACATCTATCGTTATACACTTGCTGGTACTGAAGTTTCGGCACTACTAGGTCGTATGCCTTCTGCGGTAGGTTATCAGCCTACATTGGCAGAAGAGATGGGTATCCTACAAGAGCGTATTACCTCTACTCAATCAGGTTCGATCACTTCTGTACAAGCTGTATACGTACCTGCGGATGACTTGACTGACCCATCACCAGCTACGACGTTTGCTCACTTGGACGCAACAGTTGTACTTAGCCGTGACATCGCATCTCAAGGTATTTATCCTGCTGTTGACCCACTAGATTCAACATCTCGTCAGCTTGATCCACAAGTTATTGGCGAAGAGCACTACACTGTAGCCCGTGGCGTGCAAGAAGTCCTACAACGTTATAAAGAACTAAAAGACATCATCGCCATCTTGGGTATGGACGAATTGTCTGAAGAAGATAAGATGGTTGTTTACCGTGCACGTAAAATCCAACGTTTCTTGTCTCAACCTTTCCACGTTGCAGAAGTATTTACAGGCGCGCCTGGTAAATATGTGGCGTTACGTGACACCGTCGCAGGCTTTAAGTCGATCATCGAAGGTGAGTACGATCATCTGCCAGAACAAGCATTCTATATGGTTGGTGGCATTGATGAAGCGATTGCTAAAGCTGAGAAGCTACAAGCAGCATAA
- a CDS encoding ATP-binding protein: protein MALISLTERSIFFRIYAGLLLVCLAVAFFAYLLVDTINQERIQSYREKASTGAFYLISQGVAHQQEPSRRQYWLSDASRLFGESFSVVPMNTVEFKGREIRRLNEEKTVVRYDSATKESTIYHRIAGEDNLLTVKLSQVGERQVRALTIFLLDDLSYYPTIEAKTGRLQFLSQKFSYPIQIRPIDSVGLDSSQIARIRRDEPVILYKDGDGIQNSLISFVVASEVDTLVIVIGPIDLFNWFPLNLIASVVLICLLLISLGVYGLIFPLERRLQLLQAGVNRVMQGDLNTRVQVVGHDDVARLSSTFNAMTQHIKRLIEAQRELTRAVSHELRTPVARIRFAVDMLADEDDYESRQFQKQYIDEDIESLNELIDEILTYAKLEEGSPKLEWELVDLGDLVRQVERETNALGKDIKVAVNITSPKAQAMADRRYLHRVVQNLAGNAMRYAESSIIISTGVVKGRAFVSVEDDGQGIKEEDREKVFVPFARLDDSRTRASGGYGLGLSIVSRIAFWFNANLKVDESLDLKGARFIMDWPAKQTGVYIVADELTQAKSDKVLIGD from the coding sequence ATGGCGCTAATTTCTTTAACTGAACGCAGTATCTTTTTTCGCATTTATGCAGGGCTTTTATTGGTGTGCCTTGCAGTGGCTTTTTTTGCCTATTTGCTTGTAGATACCATCAACCAAGAGCGTATCCAATCCTATCGCGAGAAAGCCTCTACGGGCGCCTTCTATCTTATCAGTCAAGGCGTGGCGCATCAACAAGAACCAAGTCGTCGTCAGTATTGGCTGTCAGATGCCAGTCGATTGTTTGGTGAGAGTTTCTCAGTTGTTCCAATGAACACGGTTGAATTTAAAGGCCGTGAAATCAGACGTCTCAACGAAGAAAAAACCGTGGTTCGTTATGACTCCGCCACCAAAGAATCAACCATTTATCACCGAATTGCTGGCGAAGATAATCTATTAACGGTTAAGCTATCCCAAGTTGGTGAGCGTCAGGTGCGCGCATTGACGATTTTCTTGTTGGATGATTTGTCTTATTATCCAACTATTGAGGCTAAGACAGGGCGCTTGCAGTTTTTAAGCCAAAAATTTTCTTATCCTATTCAAATTAGACCCATAGATTCGGTGGGTCTTGATTCTAGCCAGATTGCCCGCATTCGTCGTGATGAGCCAGTCATTCTCTATAAAGACGGCGATGGTATTCAAAATTCATTGATCTCATTTGTCGTGGCATCAGAAGTTGATACTTTGGTTATTGTCATTGGTCCTATTGATCTTTTTAATTGGTTTCCGCTGAATCTGATTGCCAGTGTGGTTTTGATTTGTTTATTGCTCATTAGTTTGGGTGTTTATGGTTTGATTTTCCCGCTTGAGCGCAGATTGCAGTTGCTACAGGCGGGTGTAAACCGTGTCATGCAAGGTGATCTAAATACTCGTGTGCAGGTCGTGGGGCATGATGATGTTGCGCGTCTTTCATCTACTTTTAATGCCATGACGCAGCACATCAAGCGTTTGATTGAGGCGCAAAGGGAGCTGACGCGTGCGGTGTCGCATGAGCTTCGTACGCCTGTTGCGCGTATTCGCTTTGCGGTGGATATGCTGGCTGACGAAGATGACTATGAGTCTAGACAATTTCAAAAACAATATATCGATGAAGACATTGAGTCTTTAAATGAGTTGATTGATGAGATCTTGACCTATGCTAAGTTGGAAGAAGGTTCGCCGAAGCTTGAGTGGGAATTGGTCGATTTGGGTGATCTGGTGAGGCAGGTTGAGCGTGAGACGAATGCCCTTGGTAAGGACATTAAGGTTGCGGTGAATATCACTTCGCCTAAGGCGCAGGCGATGGCAGACAGGCGTTATTTGCATCGTGTGGTACAGAACTTGGCAGGTAATGCCATGCGATATGCTGAGAGTAGCATTATCATTAGTACAGGTGTTGTGAAAGGGCGCGCCTTTGTTAGTGTTGAAGATGATGGGCAGGGTATCAAGGAAGAGGATCGTGAAAAAGTCTTTGTGCCATTTGCGCGTCTTGATGACAGTCGTACTCGCGCATCAGGTGGTTACGGTCTTGGGCTGTCCATCGTCTCACGAATTGCCTTTTGGTTCAACGCCAATCTAAAAGTTGATGAAAGCCTTGATCTAAAGGGCGCAAGATTTATCATGGATTGGCCAGCTAAGCAAACGGGCGTGTATATCGTTGCTGATGAACTGACCCAAGCCAAAAGCGATAAAGTGCTGATTGGTGATTAA
- a CDS encoding F0F1 ATP synthase subunit epsilon → MATFKCRVVSAREELYAGDISVLVAAGHDGEIGILAGHTPLITLLRPGTLRLKNAEGAEEIIYVSGGVLEVQPNIVTVLADSAERAQDLDEAKIAEARRAAEQLLANQNNTVQTNAALAALAESVAQLQTIQKYKNRA, encoded by the coding sequence ATGGCAACTTTTAAATGCCGAGTGGTAAGTGCTCGAGAAGAGTTGTATGCTGGCGACATCAGCGTTCTAGTGGCAGCTGGTCACGATGGTGAGATTGGTATTCTTGCGGGTCACACCCCTTTGATTACCCTGCTAAGACCAGGCACTTTGCGCTTAAAAAATGCTGAAGGTGCAGAAGAGATCATCTATGTATCTGGTGGCGTTCTAGAAGTGCAACCAAACATCGTAACTGTTTTGGCAGATTCTGCTGAACGTGCGCAAGACCTAGATGAAGCAAAAATTGCTGAAGCACGCCGCGCAGCTGAACAACTATTGGCAAATCAAAACAACACCGTTCAGACGAATGCTGCACTGGCTGCACTGGCTGAGTCCGTAGCACAGCTACAAACCATCCAAAAATACAAAAACCGCGCTTAA